In a single window of the Acyrthosiphon pisum isolate AL4f chromosome X, pea_aphid_22Mar2018_4r6ur, whole genome shotgun sequence genome:
- the LOC115033103 gene encoding uncharacterized protein LOC115033103, producing the protein MNTELFVMLDSMGKALNNEVKRKIVLIDIDSSDDEFDYEFINRLRGNRVKPFRVQDFTSQTIPNFTHKQFQQHFRLSPTSFERCLLICAPLLQKTCVEGRKGSDERLQLLSVIWLLATPDSFRSVSDRFDIGKSSLHDSFVRVTTVLHRLSPTIINWPEVDQMNQIQLNFSKMSKTCLNNIIGVIDGSYIPIPAPIS; encoded by the exons ATGAATACAGAACTATTCGTTATGTTAGATTCAATGGGGAAAGCTTTGAACAATgaagtaaaaagaaaaatcgtTCTT ATTGACATTGATAGTTCAGATGATGAATTTGATTACGAATTCATCAATCGGTTACGGGGTAATAGAGTAAAACCTTTTAGAGTGCAAGATTTTACCTCTCAGACAATTCCGAATTTTACTCATAAGCAGTTTCAACAGCACTTTAGGTTGTCACCAACCTCATTTGAAAGATGTTTACTTATTTGTGCTCCCCTTCTACAGAAAACTTGTGTAGAAGGACGTAAAGGTTCGGACGAGAGGCTTCAACTATTGTCAGTGATTTGGTTACTGGCTACACCAGATAGTTTTCG atcAGTTTCTGACAGATTCGACATTGGTAAAAGTTCTCTGCATGATAGTTTTGTCCGTGTAACTACTGTTTTGCATAGATTATCcccaacaattattaattggcCCGAAGTTGATCAAATGAATCAAATTCAACTTAATTTTAGTAAGATGTCAAAGACTTGtctcaataatatcataggtgTTATTGATGGATCTTATATTCCAATACCTGCACCAATCAGCTAA